GCGGCGTCGATGTCCTGCTTCGAAAAGCCGAGGAATTCCAGCATGTTGAACTCCATGTCGTTCAACTGCTCATCGGAAATCTCCAGCACCTCCTTGCAGAAATCCGCGCCCAGGGTCCACTGGTTGAAGGCGAATTTGATGTCGAAGGCGGAGGCGAGCGCGCCGTTCAGCGCCTCGATCTTCTCGTCGGTGAAGCCCTTGGCCTTCAAGGAGCCGGGATTGACCGCCGGGGCTTGATTGAGATTGCCGTGGCCGACGGCATAGGCCTCGATCTCGCCGATCTGGCTTTCCGAATAGCCGAGGGTGCGGAGGGCTTCCGGCACGGCGCGGTTGATGATCTTGAAATAGCCGCCGCCGGCGAGCTTCTTGAACTTCACCAGCGCGAAGTCGGGTTCGATGCCGGTGGTGTCGCAGTCCATGACAAGGCCTATCGTGCCGGTTGGCGCGATGACGGTGGCCTGGGCGTTGCGGTAGCCGTGTTTCTCGCCGAGTTTGACGGCGTTGTCCCAGGCGGCGGTGGCGTGTTCGACCAGCTCCGCATCCGGGCAGTCGTCGTGAATGAGCGCGACCGGGTTGGTCGAGAGCTTCTCATAGCCCGCCGTTTCGCCATGGGCGGCGCGGCGGTGGTTGCGCATGACGCGCAGCATGTTGGCCTTGTTGGGCTTATAGCCGGGGAAGGGGCCGAGCTCGCCCGCCATCTCGGCGGAGGTGGCGTAGGAGACGCCGGTCATGATGGCGGTGATGGCGCCGCAGATGGCGCGGCCGGCATCGGAATCGTAAGGGATACCGGAGGTCATCAAGAGGCCGCCAATATTGGCGTAGCCGAGGCCGAGCGTGCGGTATTTATAGGAGAGTTCGGCGATCTGTTTCGACGGGAACTGCGCCATCATCACCGAGATTTCGAGCACCATGGTCCAAAGGCGCACACCGTGTTCGAATTCACCGACGAGGAACTTGTTGGTCTTCTTCTCCATGAACTGAAGCAGGTTCAGCGAGGCAAGGTTACAAGCCGTATCGTCGAGGAACATATATTCCGAGCACGGGTTGGAGGCGCGGATCGGGCCGGCCGCCGGGCAGGTGTGCCAGTCGTTCATCGTGGTGTTGAAATGGAGGCCCGGATCGGCGGAGGCCCAGGCGGCGTGGCCGATACTGTCCCAAAGCTCGCGGGCCTTGACCGTCTTCGTCACCTTGCCGTCGATGCGGCCGATCAGGTCCCAGTCGCCATCGGCCTCGACGGCGTTGAGGAAATCGTCCTTGATCGAGACCGAGTTGTTGGAGTTCTGGCCGGAGACGGTGAGGTAAGCTTCCGAATCCCAGTCGGTGTCATAGGTGGTGAACTCGATATCCTTGTGGCCCTGGCGGGCGAACTGGATGACGCGCTTGACGTAGTTCTCCGGAACCTGCGCCTTCTTGGCGGCGCGGATCTCGCGTTTCAGGGCCGGGTTCTTTTTCGGGTCGAAGCAATCGCCGTCCGGGCCTTCGCAGTTGACGCAGGCCTTCATGATGGCTTTGAGGTGGGTGTTGACGACCTTGGAGCCGGTCACCAGCGCGGCGACCTTCTGCTCTTCTTTCACCTTCCAGTTGATATAGGCCTCGATATCGGGGTGGTCGATGTCGACGACGACCATTTTGGCGGCTCTACGGGTGGTGCCGCCCGATTTGATGGCGCCGGCGGCGCGGTCGCCTATTTTCAGGAAGGACATGAGGCCGGAGGAGCGGCCGCCGCCCGACAGCGTTTCGCCTTCGCCGCGCAGATGCGAGAAGTTGGAGCCGGTGCCGGAGCCGTATTTAAAGAGACGCGCCTCGCGGACCCAAAGGTCCATAATGCCGTTCTCATTGACGAGATCGTCCTCGACCGACTGGATGAAGCAGGCATGGGGCTGCGGGTGCTCGTAGGAGGATTTCGATTTCACCAGCTTGTTCGTGAACGGGTCGACATAGAAATGGCCCTGGCCGGGACCGTCAATGCCATAGGCCCAGTGCAGGCCGGTGTTGAACCATTGCGGGCTGTTGGGCGCGACGCGCTGGGTGGCGAGCATATAGGCAAGCTCGTCATAGAAGGCGCGGGCGTCTTCCTCACCCTCGAAATAGCCGCCCTTCCAGCCCCAATAGGTCCAGGTGCCGGCAAGGCGCGAAAAGACCTGGCGCGCATCGGTCTCGGAGCCGTAGCGCTCATTCTCGGGCAGCTTTTCAAGCGCCTCAAGGTCGGCGGTCGAACGCCAGAGCCAGGACGGAACGTCGTTTTCCTCAACTTTTTTCAGACATGCGGGGACGCCGGCCTTGCGGAAATATTTCTGCGCAAGGATATCGCTCGCCACCTGCGAGAACTGAACGGGGACGTCGATGTTTTCCAGGCGGAACACCACGGAGCCATCAGGGTTCTTGATTTCGCTCGTCGCCTTGCGAAACTCGATTGCCGCGTATGGCGATTTTCCTGCTTTTGTAAAACGACGCTCA
This portion of the Hoeflea prorocentri genome encodes:
- a CDS encoding vitamin B12-dependent ribonucleotide reductase; amino-acid sequence: MRIERRFTKAGKSPYAAIEFRKATSEIKNPDGSVVFRLENIDVPVQFSQVASDILAQKYFRKAGVPACLKKVEENDVPSWLWRSTADLEALEKLPENERYGSETDARQVFSRLAGTWTYWGWKGGYFEGEEDARAFYDELAYMLATQRVAPNSPQWFNTGLHWAYGIDGPGQGHFYVDPFTNKLVKSKSSYEHPQPHACFIQSVEDDLVNENGIMDLWVREARLFKYGSGTGSNFSHLRGEGETLSGGGRSSGLMSFLKIGDRAAGAIKSGGTTRRAAKMVVVDIDHPDIEAYINWKVKEEQKVAALVTGSKVVNTHLKAIMKACVNCEGPDGDCFDPKKNPALKREIRAAKKAQVPENYVKRVIQFARQGHKDIEFTTYDTDWDSEAYLTVSGQNSNNSVSIKDDFLNAVEADGDWDLIGRIDGKVTKTVKARELWDSIGHAAWASADPGLHFNTTMNDWHTCPAAGPIRASNPCSEYMFLDDTACNLASLNLLQFMEKKTNKFLVGEFEHGVRLWTMVLEISVMMAQFPSKQIAELSYKYRTLGLGYANIGGLLMTSGIPYDSDAGRAICGAITAIMTGVSYATSAEMAGELGPFPGYKPNKANMLRVMRNHRRAAHGETAGYEKLSTNPVALIHDDCPDAELVEHATAAWDNAVKLGEKHGYRNAQATVIAPTGTIGLVMDCDTTGIEPDFALVKFKKLAGGGYFKIINRAVPEALRTLGYSESQIGEIEAYAVGHGNLNQAPAVNPGSLKAKGFTDEKIEALNGALASAFDIKFAFNQWTLGADFCKEVLEISDEQLNDMEFNMLEFLGFSKQDIDAANIHICGAMTLEGAPDIKDEHLAVFDCANPCGKIGKRYLSTDSHIRMMAAAQPFISGAISKTINMPNEADIEDCKSAYMLSWKLALKANALYRDGSKLSQPLNASLIEDDEDEDALEELLEAPAAAKAVAVTEKIVERVVEKVIRDREKLPNRRKGYTQKAVVGGHKVYLRTGEFDDGRLGEIFIDMHKEGAAFRAMMNNFAIAISLGLQYGVPLDEYVEAFTFTKFEPAGMVMGNDAIKNATSILDYVFRELAVSYLERHDLAHIDTSDFSNTALGKGIKEGKTAPVSKGWTRGHKLELIAPGGQPMGGAPAGSGGSNVTAISGGAAVVSEAVAQANAKEATAFKRDYEERAKQLSEEIAEEDTDELFDADTAEEARADAKSVEADRRAKAIMQGYTGDACSECSNFTMVRNGTCLKCDTCGSTSGCS